The Impatiens glandulifera chromosome 8, dImpGla2.1, whole genome shotgun sequence genome includes a window with the following:
- the LOC124913021 gene encoding agamous-like MADS-box protein AGL62 — MENIPSNARANKRSKGRQRIPMDQRREREEDRQVTFSKRRSGLYKKISELSLVCAIDFIIMILSPTGKLHSFSSPNMELIAMKLLNNKKLESNMETNSLMETSVRENLARLTSQLVEVKNLLDKEKEREKQIDKMVKARKTKSIIDTPVSDLNEGDAKMLEDWLKMVGSDLHARINQLSGN; from the coding sequence ATGGAAAACATCCCTAGCAACGCAAGAGCAAACAAGCGTTCAAAAGGTCGTCAGAGAATTCCCATGGACCAACGCCGAGAGAGGGAAGAAGATCGACAAGTCACTTTCTCCAAACGCCGTAGTGGTTTGTACAAAAAGATCAGCGAATTGAGCCTCGTTTGTGCTATCGATTTTATTATCATGATCTTATCTCCAACGGGGAAGCTCCACTCATTTTCTTCTCCGAACATGGAGTTGATTGCAATGAAACTACTCAATAACAAGAAACTCGAGAGCAATATGGAAACCAATTCTCTTATGGAGACGTCTGTTAGAGAAAATCTGGCTAGACTAACTAGCCAACTTGTTGAGGTAAAGAATCTATTGGATAaggagaaagaaagagaaaaacaaataGATAAAATGGTTAAAGCACGTAAAACGAAATCGATTATTGATACTCCTGTTTCGGATCTCAATGAGGGTGATGCTAAAATGTTAGAGGATTGGCTTAAGATGGTTGGAAGTGATTTGCATGCAAGGATAAACCAACTTAGCGGAAACTAA